The genomic DNA ACCCGCTCGCTAGCACACTCACTACTCGTACTGTCCTATCTCCTATTTATTATACATGGTCTTCTCTTTCTCTGAAAGGGAATGTAACGCGTAAGAACATTGCAGGACGCTTTACACCCTCCTGTGCTGGTTCAACTCCGCTACCTTTTCTATTCCGGTTCCGTCAGAGTTAGTGGGCTACTGTGGAAATATTCGTCTGTGACATGgaaagaagcacacacacacacaatttgcATTGAAGCATACTAAACACTGTATCTCATCGTTGTGTCCACACTAAAACACCACACACGGCGtaagaaatgcaaataaaagcagttcgagaggaagatttAAACATTATACGGTTACACACTTACCACACGCCGCCATACACAAAGCAGACGCACAGTACCCAGCAGCAGGCTAGGCTCTCTTAAGCGCAGTACGAACGTTCCGTTCTGGGTTGCTTGAATGAAGCAATGATGATGTGACGCTAACGCTAATGCACGGGAAGATGCAACATGTCGCATGTACATCCAACTCTGCGTACGATGATGACCTAACCATGCATACTTAAAATAATGAGCGACAACTCTActatgaacaaaaaaacaaaacaaaacacgatgAATGAAAAATCTAGCTAAGATGTATCACTTTACAGAACCTAAAATCTTTTAATGAAACTTATTTACTTTACataaactaaacaaaaccacaatgCCGGATGGgagtttgttttgaatttgtgCTGCCGAAAAATGATGACAATAGTGAGTGTGCTCTTAAGCGATACTACTTACTTGCTTTATCAGGTGCTTCCTTCTCGATACCGTTCAGGGTCTATCGCCGTCGGTGGTTAATGGAAAATCTCGGACATTgcatcgtcggcatctcgACAACTCAACCTGGCCCTATCAAGGCTTTTCTGTCCACGTGGACCGCATATAATGATCAAACGAGCTTGGTCGTCCgctatcattctcatgacatggtCAACCtacctggcgagtctaatttgctAAAACACGATGGTGACATCACTTTACAGCTCACAAAGTTCACCATTGTAACGGTTTCTTCATTGTTCTTCCAAACGATGCTAAAAATCAGTCTGAGCATTTCCTTCTCGAACGCTGTTAAAAGGAACACGTTAGATGCATGGTCTTGGGTTACTGCAGAAGTCCACGATATTGCTCATGGACCAGCGGTATCGTCTGCAATATTTATTCTTACCAACACTATCTTAGTTAGGGTCGTCCAAGAGACAGTTAGCACCTAGGAGACCCTAAGCGAAATGATAGGTATGGGCTCTTACTACATTGAATCTACTCAAAGGGGGTAGGTTCGGGCCGATCTTCAGTGTCTTTTCCAGCTACAAGTCCAGCTCAGGCGAAACGTTCCTGCTGTCCATGCTGACATAtgaggtgaagttttggatgaCTTGCTACATAGGCCATTGATGTCTATTAAACCAGCGTTTAGCAGAGCCTGAATTggcttatagaagatggtcccagAAACTTTGACTTCCAAGTTTCGGATGACCTTCGGTGGTGTGAAATTAAAAAGAAGACCGACAAGGCCATCTCCCTGGCTCAGCCCCTTTTGCGGTGGCATGTATCTCTTCGATGAATAGGAAAAGTTGATCTTGTAACGTAAGGAAAAAATCATTCTAGCTTGTCGTTGACTATCCTTTACCTTCTTTAACTTTCCTTTACCTACATAGTAATTTGACGAATTTGTTGTTCTAGTGCTTCACCCAGAGGCGGGTTTAACAGTACATGGACTAAGCGGACAACTGAGTTCGCAAGGGGCCTGAACGCACAAAGTGCTCACTCGCCCTAATTTCATTCCACTAAGGGGCCTTCAAGGACTAAAATCCGCCGCCGGATGCATCACCATTTTTATCAGATCGACTATTATGCCGTAAGTGTCTTTTCTTGAACCGGCTTAATAGCTTATCGTGTAATGTTATCTGCTTGCAAGTggagttgaaaaataaaacggtcTCGATCTCTGCATTATTCACAGTTTCGCTGTTGATAGATTGGATTAGTATAGGAGATAGTAATACTAACCTTACACTTGTAGTACCGCAATAAatcaactttttttctttcgttcaaCTCAAAATGAACTCCGGTTCTGGTTTCACCTATTCTATCACTACTCTATTTGAATGATTTCTTCGCTCTCCAATCTAAGAACTCATCAAactcttcatcatcatcgtcatcttcCCGCTCATCTTCCTCGGCTGATAGTTTAATCGATTGGCCGGTGTTTGCGGGATGATCCGTGCCACCTTCGGATACCATAGATCCCTTCATCGTTTTAACttgttccttctttttctccagATCCAACACCCGGGACCAATTGCGAATTTGTTCATCGATCTCCGCTATTTGCCGCTCGGCCGTAGATTCCTCCTGCTCTTCACTGATGATAGCCATGGACACGTTTGTCGCTTCCTTTATTTCTTTCTGAAACTTTTCCCATTCCTCATCGTTCGGGTCTTTGTATTCCTGATTGCGCGCTTTGGCATCCATCTTGGGATCATCGAAAAATCCTTCCGGCAGTTTCTCTTCATCTGTTGGTAACATAGATCCACTCGCATCAGGTGCCGTTTCTTCAACATCCATCGATTCGGCATTCTGTTGTTCACGGTGCCTGTCGGGAAGTCGGATGTTGACGAGATCCTTACGTATGGAGGAGGGAGTGGAATTAGCGGAATTCCCCGTGCCACTGTCAAAAAAGTCATCCGGCAATCCGTTCTGTGTCACTTCCGGCTGAGCTGAATTCTTCAATAttcctttaattttttttactggCACACTTTCGGCGGTGCTTTGTTCAGTTCCGGCTCGCTTCAAATGAGATTGGGGCGCAAGGCTGGTTTTTGAAGACTCCGATACTTTGGCTGCAGAACCTTCCTTTAGTTTCTTGGCTAGTTCAACGTTTTCTTTGTGTTGCTTCGAGTTTAGATGTACTTTCCATACCGCTGCAGACCTCACTACCGACCGGCAAAGGACGCACATAAGCTGACCTGCATCGTTATACGTATATAGGTTTAAATGAGTTAAGGAAAATACGCTGTGTAGTTTAGGTTAGATAACAATTCTTAACAAACGATAGTCAATAGCatttagaataaaaataacataGGAAAAGGATATTTTGCTAGGGGTGAATCAATTCGGTTCGATTCGCCGTccgattgttgttgctgcttggACGCCTTCGTTTCGCTCATTATACGCCGCAGATCTTGCTGCGAGTATTTCTTTTTAGCCAACTTGAATGCTGCAGACATGTTTTTTAACCTGAAAAGACTTTCACAGTACAAAAACCTTTCGAACACGGTAGGGCAAGCTGCTTGCCGAGTTTTTATTTCGTACTCGCGTTTATTTATCAACAATGTTTGACAGCTCAACGATGACAGTTGCAAAAGCTCAATCGATCGCACAGAGTGATAGGCTCGTGGTACAGATGGTTGACGTTTTCAGTACGTAATTGGGCACAGCGATGTAATTCAAATATTCATCAATGTCTTGTAGattaaaaagcaattgataGCGAATAATGAAATTCCTTGATTATTCATAACCGATAATAACATATCGAATGTTGTTTTGGTAAAATGCATCAATAATAAGTTTTTGAGATGTTTGTTCTAAAAGCAGGACATGTTGACAGTTGTATTAGAACAAAAGCTCACAGAAATTTACTGCAGTAAAATTCGTAGGTCGTTTGAATGCGCCGTTATTTGTATATTTCAAAGAACCTCACAGGCAAGCACAAACACTACACACCGGAAACTGGTAAGATAAATGCAGGAAGTCCACCTTCACCAATGTACCGTCACCAAGTACATTTAACTGAAGATTAAAATCCAACTTCGTGAAGGTGAGGAGTTCTTGCAACTGGAATTGCAAACCTCCTTCGAACTGCATCGGCTGGCACATACTGTTGCAACACTCCATACCGTACGGATGATCGCACGACTTACGAACAATAGTAACAGAAACATGCCGAGCCGGTAAGATCGTCATTCCAAATGTCTTGAATGCTTCCGCTTCAGCTAgaaaagtgtgaagaaaatGCGACACAGTGCATATCCTACAGGGAGAGGATCGGAAATTGCTAGTTCTTCTCACATTCTCAGTAAAAGAAATCGGCGAAAGATTAATAAGAATAATAAGGCTTTGAAACTTGGTTAATTTAAACTTTACACTAACCTTAAAAGTTTTATCGCGTCAAACTCAAACCAAAATCAGAACATGAAACATGTTCTTTGCGTCGTTTGGGACGTGTACAAAAAATGGAGATGCTCTGTTAAGAAAAGCtgttaaaaagttttttttattgcaattaGAAAAGGTAAGGATTTGagacgtaaggctgactactttactacgggaaaaaattaagtcacaaaaagccagaaatggcaggccgggacctctcgaggttgaagtgccaaagaagaagaaaaagaaggatttGAAATAACGGTTTGAGGCAGGcattttgaaagaaaaaaatcttgaaaAGAAGAATTGATGTAAAATACCAATTGAACGAATGTTTTGGATGATACTCACTGACGAGCCTGAGCTCGTGTATAAGATTTTTCACTGTATCGTCCGAATCCTAATTAAACGCCACGTACGAAAATATTCTTATCCATGCATAACATGATCTAATCAGGGGCATGTTAATGTAAATGTATTTTTGATACAAAAACCACAATTAACACAAGGTGACTCATTTTTGCACCGATTTTAAATTTGCTAAATGATGAAACAAATACAGTGGTATGCATGCGATTTCGTGCGAAGAAAATGCCACCattatgaatattattatGCTAGGATATCAGCAGACccatacaaaataaaaaacaaccgtTCTCAGGACAAGTTAAGCAACTTCTTCCTTAGGTTTGCAACCTTCTGATAATTAAATAGTAAGTTCTACCAACAGTCTGGACCGTAAGTCCGAGAAGATCATCCGAAATCAGCTCCATGAAATGTTTCACCCATGCTCAGATTATTTGTTTGTGATATCGTTGCATCCAAGTATTTGTTCCAACGTTGTGCAGGACGAGTTTCAAACAAACGATTTGGACGATTACCAGTGTGGAAAAACGATTAGTAAAATGGGAACGCCTCGTCGGAGGTTATCCTACACGGCCCGGTGACTGGTCGTGGCACGTGGCTCTCTATCATCGAAATATTAACAGTGCCGGGTTTGAATATGCCTCTAGATGTAGCATTGTGCACCGGTACCTGATACTAAAGGCAGCACGCTCCCGACCGAAAATACCGACAGAAAATATGTTACTAAAGTTGGGTCGATCCCATCTGTCGAATGAGGAGTAGGAACACGCCAAGGAGTTTAATGCGATAGAGACAATCGTGCACGTGGGCTTCCGGCCGACAATCCGTTTAGCAAAGGTTCTCAATGAAGCCCATTTGCCGGTGGTTGATTGAATGACATGTCTGGCAAGTGATCGTGTAttttttggaaaacttttaaaCTCAAAAGCATTCTGCGCTGGATACACAAATGGTATGATTGATGCGTGCTCAAATACGATTGCGCAATCGGTGAGCCGTTCCTAGCACATCCCAACATCCCACCGAACGGCACAATTGGTGATCCGATCCTAGCACATCCCAACATACGACTAATCATCGATCCGACTGTGGACGGAATCAATATATGTACGAGTTCGATGAGAGGAATTAACCCATCTGCAACCAATACCCCTGGATGGTAGCTGCGGTCGAATCGACGGTTCTAACAACTGTAATTCCACGGTGCAGACTGTTTCAGGGGATCAGATATTCCGCAAGGATGAGCTAGTGCTCGTTCGTTTAACCACTCTAGCTAGGATCACGTTGAATCAATCTGTCTTCCGGTGACTCTAGAACAGCGAAATCGTTACAGAGTACAACCGCTACATCATAACGGGCTGGAAGGAGAATGGATCTGATTCAAAACAATTACAACGCTATCTGCTTCCAACAGTCGATTAAAGTAGATGTTGTGATGAACTACTTCAATTGACCTACccaccaaaagaaaaaaattataaaaaaagaaatttagaaaaaagagaaagacgGAAAAACCTTGGCTCCGTTCATTCTGCCtaattaaagtaaaatatCACTGTTTACAAATAGGATAATTTGCCAAATAGGAACATCGATGCTTCAAAGGAGTAGGAGAGAGAGTCCTCTACTCTGTCTCTGTATTACACGAGACGAGATGGTTTGCAACCGCTGGTggcattcaaattcaaaatttaaataaaccaACTGTTATATTGTGCGATCGAAGCACTGAGGGGAGAGACGGTTTTAGTACAGGGTTGCTTTAAATCCTAGAGGGTTGAACCATTCTGGCTTTATATTGACAATTTTATTCGCATAAGGTTTCAAAATGTGCTTTTATACTAATTAATTTAACATTATCAAAtccttttcaaaacacctcCCACTACGGAAGGCTGTGATTAccttgctatgggtaaaatcatgtcacagtaagtcagaaatggcgggccgagacctttcgaggttgtagtgcctaggaagaagaagtatgtTAAATAAACTGGtcagatgggattcgataccggTCCTGTCTTGTTTCAAATTGATGACGCTTCTTTCTTTGCTAGTAgaatcaacatcatcatttgATAGTAGAATCACGTCTGATTTATACCAACAATTATCGGCTGAAATTTATAGAAATAAATTTCTTCTACTTATTTTTTAGCGGCccgacaatacggcatcgatCCGTCatgattaataaataaaaaaataaatatttttattagcgGCCTGCTAGGCATTGCCAACCATCTAAATAACTTCCTTACTTGTTAGACTTCTTGATCCcttgtagttggatagtcaggaCTCACTAGGAgtaaacggtccggatggggtTCAAGCCCCGTTTCTACCGTGTTCAACCGTCGGCGCTATAGACTTTACCACCGTGTCACCGGATTGTTGATTGGAAGTTACTATTTTGTGAaattgcttatttttttaaaaataatctatTCATTTCAATTTACTTTTTTCGTTGATTTGATAATAAATCGAATAAACCATAAGCCGTATAAGATAAAATTTGCAAATGCATCAACAAAACGGCATCAATCATCTTATTAcgtattgtttaaattttgaacAATAAATCTTTAATTTTATACTCATTTCATCATTATGATAAGCATTACATCTCATGTATTCTTATgtacacaacaaacaaagctTCTCACTATGCAAACAGTGAACTTCTCACAGCGCGCCAAACATCTCGCACCCATCCATGCTGCTGAGAGCTGATGTTGTGTACATCGCCGCTGGTACAGAATGTGCGGTGCGAGAATTGGATTAGTTGCGTGCTGGCATTCAAACCGACTGGTTCGTACGAGTTGCTCCTGGCCGTTCGTAGAGCATAGAGCACGTTCGAATAAACAACACGAACGACCGAAACGTGGTGTCTGTGTGCCTTTGCGCGTGTGAGCATTACCGGGTCTAGTAATCGCGGTCGCCTGTCTGCCCACCTATTGACCTGTGCAGAACCGTGGAAAGACACGCACTTTCTTTAAACTCAAGCATCATTGCTGAAACCGATCAAAAGTGTAGCAGAACGAGTCAAGTGAATCAATCCCGATGTGCCGAAAATAGCAAAcgtgcaaaacaaaataaaagcaaaccacccaaagcaaaacaaaaaagcgacaGGAATCTTCACCACGAAACGGTTTGAGAGATACCTATCTAACCTACCCGATGGCACCATATCAgaggttttttgtgtttctcgTGAATCCACGGCAGTTTCGTCGTGACATGTTAAATAATTTGTTATGCCCACAGTAAGCGAGTAAGCCGCGGTGAGCCGATGGCAAACGGTGGTAGTCCGTACGATTTGCTGCATAATATAGCATAAATAAACTTTAACTCGTACAAACGTGCTGCGGCCGATGGAAGCGTGGTGTTCGGAACGGGGCAGAATAAAATGTGTGATTTATGGGCATTTTCATGAGCACCGTTAATGTTACAAAGATTGAGCGTTAAGTTGACCTATTGCTCTAGTGACCGTgggtagaaaaagaaaacgcgcGTGGAAAAATTGCTCGTTTGCTGCTCTGGTGAAGGTGAGTACGAATATTGTGCACTTCGTTTGATAAGGAGGTTTCGACCAGGTTTCGAATGGCGCGAAGGGCCGAAGCGACAGTTTCATCCTTGGCATCAACATATTAATTTTAAGTGGATGAGAATATTAAATACGCACAGCCTCCCAGCCAAGCACGGCCTGTCCCAGGCCGTAGTCCGCTAGCCGGAGAAAAATAGTGCATGATGATGGATTGGATGATGGATAGATCGATGGTGACTCTTGTTCGTCAATTAGCGGCTTCATGCTAGATGTAGCGTCTGTTCATTTACCCTCCCATATCGAGCTTTACCGCCCCGAACCCTATATCCGACCGAGCGCGCAGATGGTGATAGGGCCGTATCAAAAGGTGTAATAAATTCGATAAACGCTAGAACGTAACAGCCCATCGATCAATTGCGCATCGTTCGATCCGACAGTTGCAGTTGGGGCTTATGGCTCGATTGTCTCGCCTCGAATGTGCATTTTTGCACCGTACCTGTCTGTCTGTTTGGTCAAAATTGTAACAAACAATCAATAGGTGGCTAATTAAAAGGCGTTAATGTCATCCTGCGGGACCGGTGAATCTGATATCTCCGGCTCCCCATCTTTGTGCTGTGGAGTAAACAACTGGGTTTGCAACATTTGTGTGTCATTAGTTGTTTGTAGTAGAGCGAGTAGCGTCCGTGTGTCGGTTCACCCTACATCATATGATCATATGATACGCCAAGAGCGCTTGTACTAACGAGTACTAAATCCCACAAGACAAAAGCGGTTCCGTGCGCGTAGCTGTCCTTGAATCAATTCTAGTGCCAATCTGCGATCTTAAATTCCACCCCTGCCCGGATTCCATGGGGATGCTTCGCTGGTAATCGCGGTTGTAGCCAATCACGAGGAAACACCGGAAGAAGAGTGAAAGAGTGGATTGGGAGGCGTGCGATAGCAAACAAAGTAGATCCAACCAGCGTTATCTGTCGTTTCGCCATCAGTTTTTTCACCGCTAGCCTGTTCCCCCAAGATTGCTTCCTCTGTCGGGGTAGATACGGTAGATATGGATCCCGAATCCCGTGCATCCgaagtttgtttgtatttggGAATGGGGAAAAGTTGCTCGACAAGGATGCTAAGTAATCGATGCTCACACAAGCTCTAGCAGCCGTTGCAATTCGCTCGCTCTTCACGCGACCCTGATTTGATAAATCAATTATGTTTGAACGTTACTTGAAGCCTCACACGCCATATGGCATGGCTGCAAACGATCAGCGCCGCCAGCATTCGTCAAGCGGATACGTGATGCCATCGCAGGCAAGAGACGGACGATCCATCCCGATGAATGTTCTTTTGCAAGCGTTCCAAGTGTTAAACTGCATTAGAGGCAGCCACTCACGGTGTGGCAAGGTCGCACCGGTAACATACACtcagctacacacacacacacacacacacacggattaGCTAGTAGGGAATGTAGCTTTGCTTTCCCGCACACATCTCAAAGTTTGAAAGacgatgaatattttatcCGATAGCGAGGTATAAAAATCGCCTTGCACAAACACCAATCGAAATAGGGCGCATGGATGGAATAGGAACTTTCGTGAGGGATTTTTTGGGGTTGAGTTTAGCATGACATCTGATAACGCTATGCTGGTGAAGGGGATGTTCAGCATTAATCCAATAATCGAAAGGATAATGTGGTTTCGATTGGGCGAATCCGACTGTATTCGGTATGCGTCTTTCTTCGTCGGACGCATTGATTGGATGAGATaattgcttttctttccaGGAGCTTCACACTGGTGCTTTGTTGCCGTATGCTGTTAATCGGAAGAAAAGTTATCTTCGAAACGGTTGCGCACGTGTTTTGCTTCAAATTATGCTGGCGACCAATGCTGTACGCAGTCGGGTACGGTATCTGTTGCAGTTGCCTTTCTCAGAGCTGAACGTTCTGGCCTGGCGTGGAGGATAGCCCCAAGCCAGACGTGTATCTAATGCAAATCGGTTGTTTGttgattaaatattttcaatgcTCAATAATGATCGACAAAATAAATATAAGTAAGGAAATGCTGAAGAGCTATAGAGCCTCAGTAGTGCACGACAGCTGATTGATATTTATATATTGATTTGCTCTCATTTAAAACGGCAGAAAAATTCATCCGCAACATGGAAAAGATTTCTTACGTTAGTTTCAGTAGTTAGACACCGCTTACTGCTATAACATGTTAAGGGAATGTTTAGGATATGATATGGAAAAAGTTTAAGAGTCctatgttttgtttcttaGGAATTTCCGAGCCTATTGATCCCGGACGATCAATGAGAAGGTTCGGTTGCCGAGGCGATAGGGaagccggtcttcacacggcaggaccgggtttcaaatcctatccagatcgCGCCTCCCCGTCCGCACAAGGGTGATGATTTTCcggaaaaatcaaatcacagaaaaccaaaaatgCGGTAGGTCGAGATCACTCGAGGTTGAAGAGTttgaaagaagaagacgagaTTTCACTGCATCCATGCCTTGTGAAAAAATAGAGGTTGATAAGTTTATGGAGACATTAAATCTTGGGAAAAAAATCGTctctaaaataaataaagtgaaAGATACTTTCTTCTTATCTGATGCTTCCTGCACGATCACCTCGGGCGCTGGTCTGACACTTTGCTCCAGTCTCGATTGCTTACCGTAATGCATACATGCGTAAATGGTAACAAACTCCTTCacgtttttaaaattaaagaatCCTTCACGTTTTTAtctttaattgattttatcCTTTCAGCTATGGAATTGGTGTTGCTGGGTGTCCATGCGTATTAGTCGTTGATCTAAATAGGATTTATTATCGATGAATTCGTGTTATCATCCATTAGTCTTTACTTTTGCTTAGCAGCTTTGAAGAATCTTCGGATGAATCCCCCTAGCTATTACTTAATTATTACTTATCAGGCTCAACAATCACTTCGAGGTTTTGGACTGCTGCAGAagtcctcggtccggcgtttctggcggacgcatcgaCACCATCATTCCATCTCAGTTTTGGTATATCATACCTTcttctgtccatgtggaccacctaaaaggactttactcATGAAACGACCAGCCCATCAGGAGCATTTCGAGTTCTTGAGTGATCACCGTATAGCGCGCGGAGAAACTATTtagaaattgaattaaatctTGAGGTGAAAGAGAAACATAAACGAATGGAAATTGTTCGTAATAAAGTTGTATCTATAGCACGGTTGTATTAATCTAGTAATCATCAGTTCTATTATTTGTAGACTATACAtcttaattattattttgaatTACCTAAAAAATCTACACCGTTCAACTAACACTGAAAGACTCTTTAAGGAGAAGGCGAGGAGAAAGCACAGAAGGACTTTTTAAGGAGAGCACAATTTTGGGGTGGGGTTTGGACATTGAACaatacaaaaaggaaaacactaATAATTTTGGTTCGATATCAGAATTTGACCAACCTGCTACTCCTTCATTTAATATGCTCAGGCAACACGTTTTAATGAATCTCAATCATCGATTGCAACGATTGTTTTGCTGCGACCATTTTCTGACGTTCTCTGGCGCTCCATGCGTTGATCCGGCCCAATCGTTTCATTGGTATGCGGGTAGGGTTAACGAATCTGATTGGGATGGGATTGGATTAATTGTCGAATGCGTGTGACAACCATAGGCCCAATCCAGTTCTAACGCCTTCGTGTATTGGCTTTCAGTACGGCGGTCAATGACATTGTCGCCGACTAACCGACGTAACACGCGGATAGGACAGAGATTTAAACCGGAGGTATAggtatgtgtgcgtgtcgagagagagagaaaaagtgataaagagggaaaaaagaatcCAAACATGACACTACCATAAGACGCCACGAGGCAAGCGCCACGATATCTGTTTAGCtattgtgttgttttcttgaGCCAATTGTTGCTAGCGGGCCGTTGTCGTTGACGTTATGATTTTCCCCCGGTTCCTTTCTGCCCGTTTATCATTAccgtcatcaccatcatcatcatcaattgGGACCCTTTAAGGTGGCTAGCTATAGTCGGTTAGCCCCGGCACCATACGTACAAACGTCAACTCCCGCCGAGGATCAACTTTGACCGGCGCACCGCGTAAGCTTGCGTTCCGTTTTGTAATGGTAATACGCCACATCCGAGCGAGAGCGAGTTTTTTGGACGAGTCTAGCATAACAATTGCCTTTACCGAACCCGGCTGCTATGCATAGACCGCGATGGGAAAAGACTTCCGAAATCGAGCATCAAATCTTTATCGCACCGTCTACGGGGCGGGAGCTCGGGGACACATAAAATCGTGA from Anopheles stephensi strain Indian chromosome 2, UCI_ANSTEP_V1.0, whole genome shotgun sequence includes the following:
- the LOC118507518 gene encoding zinc finger protein 830, whose translation is MSAAFKLAKKKYSQQDLRRIMSETKASKQQQQSDGESNRIDSPLAKYNDAGQLMCVLCRSVVRSAAVWKVHLNSKQHKENVELAKKLKEGSAAKVSESSKTSLAPQSHLKRAGTEQSTAESVPVKKIKGILKNSAQPEVTQNGLPDDFFDSGTGNSANSTPSSIRKDLVNIRLPDRHREQQNAESMDVEETAPDASGSMLPTDEEKLPEGFFDDPKMDAKARNQEYKDPNDEEWEKFQKEIKEATNVSMAIISEEQEESTAERQIAEIDEQIRNWSRVLDLEKKKEQVKTMKGSMVSEGGTDHPANTGQSIKLSAEEDEREDDDDDEEFDEFLDWRAKKSFK